In Juglans regia cultivar Chandler chromosome 13, Walnut 2.0, whole genome shotgun sequence, the following proteins share a genomic window:
- the LOC108988860 gene encoding uncharacterized protein LOC108988860, translating to MGGESEDQGGGGGDNDGVLTVDEMTSSPKNKVKLLCSHGGKILPRTSDGQLKYVGGEIRVITIPRDVSYSELMKKVGAVEFDGEMQIVLKYQVIPEDLDTLVSVRTNEDLKFMLDEYYDRQDQSQGTAGTPRIRVFLFPSNPIIVDNYQLATTASYVNEPGHAILLEQRYVDAINGIIRTTTTTTSTSTNTATAHSKLTSLNASRVAFTISFTCSSPRSNSFPKGQNIDTHDHVNDTNSSTCIFPNGYSYLQNAGQGVTMHKVHSSPSLSSLNNVFQSNHDSNLHGLCNHHFYHHRNYQNHQKYGQHDQQYSYNGNHPRPTNPVPRKATIGSHEMLAKTLSSGRVEYIGTGTGSSLLTGYGLNNYYPSSTYKRDHHHHQGGGGCKMCGHFDECGIFYGCETMGTLLPRSPRKAPLEKRMACMHGRSGSQINGIS from the exons CTAGGACCTCCGACGGTCAGCTAAAGTATGTGGGTGGCGAGATACGCGTCATCACCATCCCTCGCGACGTCTCCTACTCAg AGCTAATGAAGAAGGTAGGTGCAGTAGAGTTTGATGGGGAGATGCAGATTGTCCTCAAGTACCAAGTAATACCTGAGGATCTGGATACTTTGGTGTCTGTAAGAACCAACGAGGACCTGAAGTTTATGCTGGATGAATATTATGACCGCCAAGATCAAAGCCAAGGTACTGCAGGAACCCCAAGGATTCGAGTCTTCCTCTTCCCTTCCAACCCAATCATAGTCGACAATTACCAATTAGCCACTACGGCATCCTACGTTAATGAACCTGGCCATGCAATACTACTAGAGCAGCGTTATGTTGATGCCATCAATGGCATTATCcgcacaacaacaacaacaactagtactagtactaatACTGCTACTGCCCATTCTAAACTCACCTCCTTAAATGCCAGTCGCGTCGCCTTTACTATCTCTTTCACTTGCTCTTCTCCTCGTTCTAATTCTTTCCCAAAAGGCCAAAATATTGATACCCATGATCATGTGAATGACACCAACAGTAGTACCTGCATCTTCCCAAATGGCTATAGCTATCTGCAGAATGCAGGTCAAGGAGTTACTATGCATAAGGTCCATAGCTCCCCTAGCCTTTCCAGCCTCAACAACGTCTTCCAAAGTAACCATGATAGCAATCTTCATGGTCTTTGCAACCACCACTTTTATCACCACCGTAACTACCAAAATCATCAAAAGTACGGCCAGCATGATCAGCAGTACTCGTACAATGGCAATCATCCCAGACCAACAAATCCTGTTCCTCGCAAAGCTACTATTGGCAGTCATGAAATGTTAGCCAAAACTTTGTCATCGGGAAGGGTCGAGTACATTGGGACTGGGACTGGGAGTAGCCTGCTGACGGGTTATGGCCTGAACAACTATTACCCATCAAGTACGTACAAaagagatcatcatcatcatcaaggcGGAGGAGGCTGCAAAATGTGTGGACATTTCGATGAATGCGGAATATTCTATGGATGTGAGACCATGGGCACTCTTCTTCCTCGAAGTCCAAGAAAAGCCCCTTTGGAAAAGAgaatggcatgcatgcatggaaggTCAGGCTCTCAAATCAATGGAATTAGTTGA